One part of the Gemmatimonadaceae bacterium genome encodes these proteins:
- the asnS gene encoding asparagine--tRNA ligase codes for MGALGSAFLAANGAGRAPVRRAYAALSRLRCTPSGPPVAYAAHRHPLFPLVTIPNAIISSLPKHVGQVVTVRGWATHLRSSGKIAFVVLRDGTGTMQCVLVKNQLDPEVWGRYATLTHETSLAVTGEVRAEPRSPGGYEMGVTHLEVIGHSPIDYPIQPKEHGIDFLLDHRHLWLRSARQVAILRIRHEIEQSIHDFFYERGFVHVDTPILTAAIGERSGLFSTEYFDEGNAYLAQTGQLYGEAAAAALGRIYTFGPTFRAEKSKTRRHLTEFWMIEPEMAFYDTHDNMRLQEELVTHIVRRVLERCQAELKELERDVSRLEKIVTPFPRIDYSDAVRTLQAKGSSIQWGDDLGAEDESLLVADHDTPIFVCNYPKEAKAFYMKENPADPRTVLCNDCLAPEGYGEIIGGSQREDDHDKLLHRIREEGLPEDAYGWYLDLRKYGTFVHSGFGIGLERTIAWVCGSPHIRECIPFPRMMHRLRP; via the coding sequence ATGGGCGCCCTCGGTTCGGCGTTCCTCGCGGCGAACGGTGCGGGACGCGCGCCGGTGCGCCGCGCGTACGCGGCCCTGTCGCGCCTCCGTTGCACGCCCTCCGGACCACCCGTAGCTTACGCGGCTCATCGTCACCCCTTGTTCCCCCTCGTGACCATTCCGAACGCTATCATCTCGTCGCTTCCGAAGCACGTGGGCCAGGTCGTCACGGTCCGCGGCTGGGCGACGCATCTTCGCTCGTCTGGCAAGATCGCCTTTGTCGTGCTCCGCGACGGTACGGGGACGATGCAATGTGTCCTGGTGAAGAACCAGCTCGACCCCGAGGTCTGGGGACGGTACGCAACGTTGACCCACGAGACCAGCCTGGCCGTTACCGGCGAAGTTCGTGCCGAGCCGAGGTCGCCGGGAGGGTACGAGATGGGCGTGACCCATCTCGAGGTGATTGGCCACTCGCCCATCGATTACCCGATCCAGCCCAAGGAGCACGGGATCGACTTCCTCCTCGATCACCGGCACCTGTGGCTGCGGTCCGCGCGCCAGGTGGCGATCCTCCGCATCCGTCACGAGATCGAGCAGTCGATTCACGACTTCTTCTACGAACGGGGCTTCGTCCACGTCGACACGCCGATCCTGACAGCGGCGATCGGCGAGCGCTCGGGGCTCTTCTCCACGGAGTATTTCGACGAAGGGAACGCGTACCTGGCGCAAACGGGGCAGTTGTACGGGGAAGCTGCGGCGGCGGCGCTCGGGCGGATCTACACTTTCGGCCCGACCTTTCGTGCGGAGAAGTCGAAAACGCGGCGTCACCTCACCGAGTTCTGGATGATCGAACCGGAGATGGCGTTCTACGACACGCACGATAACATGCGGCTGCAAGAGGAGCTTGTGACGCACATCGTCAGGCGTGTCCTCGAGCGCTGTCAGGCGGAATTGAAGGAGTTGGAGCGCGATGTTTCGCGCCTGGAAAAGATCGTCACGCCGTTTCCCCGTATCGACTATTCCGATGCCGTCCGGACGCTGCAAGCAAAGGGGAGCAGCATCCAGTGGGGCGACGATCTTGGCGCCGAGGACGAATCGCTCCTCGTGGCCGACCATGACACACCCATCTTTGTCTGCAACTATCCCAAGGAGGCAAAGGCCTTCTACATGAAGGAGAATCCCGCCGACCCGCGCACCGTGCTGTGCAACGACTGCCTGGCGCCGGAGGGATACGGTGAGATCATTGGCGGGTCGCAGCGCGAGGATGACCACGACAAGCTGCTGCATCGCATCCGCGAGGAGGGGCTCCCGGAGGATGCCTACGGGTGGTACCTCGACCTGCGGAAGTACGGGACGTTCGTTCACTCGGGCTTCGGGATTGGCCTGGAGCGGACCATCGCCTGGGTCTGCGGATCGCCGCACATTCGCGAGTGCATCCCGTTCCCGCGCATGATGCACCGCCTGCGCCCGTGA
- the ftsA gene encoding cell division protein FtsA has product MNVERLVAGLDIGSAKTTAIIAEVVGDLPRHPGIKILGVGQSRTTGLRRGVVADIEETTQSIRKAVSDAEQMAGVKVDACFVGIAGEHVKAMISKGIVAVSSDEITRGDVERANAVARAQAIPPERELLHAIPQEYTVDKNEGIRDPLGMVGTRLETEMYLVTIGSSPSLNLRKAVERAGYKPLQLVLEPLASALAVLTEDEKELGVALIEMGAGTSDIALFHEAKIRHLGTVPFGGNNVTNDIVHGLGVTQADAERLKERYGCAYEPMVDPSEVITLPSTVAQGERQIPRELLAHIIHQRTDEIFDLVMRDIEAAGFAGKLSAGVVLTGGAAAIPGITELAADVFGTGVRVGVPTENLSGLVDAVEAPRFATAVGLALYAASRVALGSEAPGGRRLQLNAPNVDKLAQRVKTWLQDFF; this is encoded by the coding sequence ATGAATGTGGAACGACTGGTCGCTGGACTCGACATCGGGTCCGCCAAGACCACGGCCATCATCGCCGAGGTCGTTGGCGACCTCCCGCGTCACCCCGGCATCAAGATCCTTGGCGTGGGGCAGTCGCGCACCACGGGGCTGCGTCGCGGCGTCGTGGCCGACATCGAGGAGACGACGCAGTCCATCCGCAAGGCGGTGAGCGACGCGGAGCAGATGGCCGGCGTGAAGGTCGACGCGTGCTTCGTGGGGATTGCCGGTGAGCACGTGAAGGCGATGATCTCCAAGGGAATCGTCGCCGTCAGCAGCGACGAGATCACCCGCGGCGACGTCGAGCGTGCCAACGCGGTGGCGAGAGCGCAGGCCATTCCCCCCGAGCGCGAACTCCTCCACGCCATTCCCCAGGAATACACGGTCGACAAGAACGAGGGGATTCGCGACCCCCTCGGCATGGTCGGGACGCGCCTCGAGACCGAGATGTACCTGGTCACCATCGGGAGCTCACCGTCGCTCAACTTGCGCAAGGCGGTGGAACGCGCGGGGTACAAGCCGTTGCAGCTGGTGCTCGAGCCGCTGGCGAGCGCGCTGGCCGTGCTCACCGAGGACGAGAAGGAACTGGGCGTCGCGCTCATCGAGATGGGCGCCGGCACGAGCGACATCGCGCTCTTCCACGAGGCCAAGATCCGCCACCTGGGCACCGTGCCGTTCGGTGGGAACAACGTCACCAACGACATCGTCCACGGCCTGGGCGTCACCCAGGCCGACGCGGAGCGGCTGAAGGAACGCTACGGCTGCGCCTACGAGCCCATGGTCGACCCGTCCGAGGTGATCACGCTGCCGAGCACGGTCGCACAGGGCGAGCGGCAGATCCCGCGCGAACTCCTGGCGCACATCATCCACCAGCGCACCGACGAGATCTTCGACCTGGTGATGCGAGACATCGAGGCGGCCGGCTTTGCGGGGAAGCTGAGCGCGGGCGTGGTGCTCACCGGCGGCGCGGCGGCCATTCCCGGAATCACGGAGCTTGCGGCCGACGTGTTCGGGACGGGCGTGCGCGTAGGCGTGCCGACGGAGAACCTCAGCGGGTTGGTCGATGCGGTCGAGGCGCCACGCTTTGCCACCGCCGTCGGGCTCGCGCTGTATGCGGCCTCGCGTGTCGCGTTAGGGAGCGAGGCACCGGGCGGCCGTCGGCTGCAGCTCAATGCACCGAATGTGGATAAGTTGGCACAGCGCGTGAAGACGTGGTTGCAGGACTTCTTCTGA
- the ftsZ gene encoding cell division protein FtsZ, whose product MIFEFEENAIQNARMKVVGVGGGGGNAVNRMIEERLESVEFISINTDSQALLASKSDVKIQIGKKLTRGLGAGARPEIGRSAIEENRDEVGRVLHGADLVFVTCGMGGGTGTGAAPVVAELAKEAGALTVGIVTKPFLFEGRKRMRQADMGVAEMRKHVDTMIIVPNERLLAVVGKGIPFQDALKKADEVLLHATQGISTLISKTGLVNVDFADVRTVMQNGGSALMGTGIGRGENRAMEAAQQAISSPLLDNISINGSSGVLLNITGGGDLTLGEVTQISEIVHDAAGDEAEIIFGAVNEPAMQGEIRVTVIATGFDKAMGQSAFISVPANVTTKPAAVPYVTADRGAVAGGAHAAASGANQAPSAAPQSPTPNVIPIGGQRTTAPLRSIPGGQSRPAVPNDPNRKFARPPQPATEINPMDIPTFIRRQMD is encoded by the coding sequence ATGATCTTCGAATTCGAGGAGAACGCAATCCAGAACGCTCGCATGAAGGTGGTTGGTGTGGGTGGCGGTGGCGGGAACGCCGTCAACCGAATGATCGAGGAACGACTCGAGAGCGTCGAGTTCATCTCGATCAACACCGACTCCCAGGCGCTGTTGGCGTCGAAGTCGGATGTGAAGATCCAGATCGGGAAGAAGTTGACGCGCGGACTCGGCGCCGGCGCCCGACCCGAGATCGGGCGCTCGGCGATCGAGGAGAATCGCGACGAGGTGGGGCGCGTACTGCACGGCGCGGACCTCGTCTTCGTCACATGCGGCATGGGGGGCGGGACGGGGACGGGGGCGGCGCCGGTCGTCGCCGAGCTCGCGAAGGAGGCGGGCGCGCTCACCGTCGGCATCGTCACCAAGCCGTTCCTCTTCGAGGGGCGGAAGCGGATGCGGCAGGCAGACATGGGGGTCGCCGAGATGCGCAAGCATGTGGACACGATGATCATCGTGCCTAACGAGCGGCTGCTCGCGGTGGTCGGCAAGGGGATCCCCTTCCAGGACGCGCTCAAGAAGGCCGACGAGGTGCTGCTCCACGCCACGCAGGGCATCTCGACGCTCATCTCCAAGACGGGGCTCGTGAACGTGGACTTCGCGGACGTGCGCACCGTGATGCAGAACGGTGGGTCGGCGTTGATGGGAACCGGGATCGGGCGTGGCGAGAATCGCGCGATGGAGGCGGCGCAGCAGGCCATCTCGTCGCCGCTGCTCGACAACATCTCGATCAACGGCTCGAGCGGCGTCCTGCTCAACATCACCGGCGGCGGCGACCTGACGCTGGGCGAAGTGACGCAGATCTCCGAAATCGTGCATGACGCCGCGGGTGATGAGGCCGAGATCATCTTCGGTGCCGTCAATGAACCGGCGATGCAGGGCGAGATTCGGGTCACCGTCATTGCCACCGGTTTCGACAAGGCAATGGGACAATCTGCGTTCATCAGCGTTCCGGCCAACGTCACGACCAAGCCGGCGGCCGTCCCGTACGTGACGGCCGATCGCGGCGCGGTCGCCGGTGGTGCTCACGCGGCGGCGAGCGGTGCGAACCAGGCGCCGAGTGCTGCGCCCCAGTCGCCGACGCCGAACGTCATCCCCATTGGCGGCCAGCGCACGACCGCGCCGTTGCGTAGTATTCCCGGCGGCCAGTCGCGTCCCGCGGTCCCGAACGACCCGAACCGGAAGTTCGCGCGCCCGCCGCAGCCTGCCACGGAGATCAACCCGATGGATATCCCGACATTCATCCGGAGACAGATGGATTGA
- a CDS encoding HAMP domain-containing protein → MMLRTRLAVGIGGIVTLMLVPVVLSLLSMRQLREDTERIRDQEFRATVVLGKVRAAVQELDQSKDYLSILPEEATLTQVRQKLDAVTTLVDSLEQANGMAGISRVRAALRLIAEEADHAHQLATAGRTATADSVIDRAISPTIDDIERIVSLSEQTIQDRTRERVNDIAVASERSRDTSLRLLAAAAVLAVLIGLWLTQSVSRPIDELDAGMRAVAEGDFGHPLQLAPQRQDEFGRLAKSYNSMATQLRELDRLKAEFISVASHELKTPINVVMGYLQLLQENVYGELNERQLEIVKTLTAQSKSLSRLVRQLLDVSRFEAGGGKVEPRTFPLPAFLGDLERTFRVLAIQRNVKFTVTRSDDLPHEVRWDPERINEVLGNLLSNAFKFTPGGGQVELDVSRDDAGVRMRVHDTGAGIPATELAYVFEKFYQANNQTTGIKGTGLGLAIAKGIVTAHGGTIGVESTVGVGTSFVLHLPIKSTATRMTPLHMEEEVTVG, encoded by the coding sequence ATGATGCTCCGCACGCGACTCGCCGTGGGAATCGGCGGCATCGTGACGCTGATGCTCGTCCCCGTCGTCCTCTCCCTCCTCTCCATGCGGCAACTGCGGGAGGACACGGAACGCATTCGCGACCAGGAGTTCCGCGCCACGGTGGTCCTGGGAAAGGTCCGCGCCGCCGTGCAGGAGCTGGATCAGTCCAAGGACTACCTCTCGATCCTCCCCGAGGAAGCGACGCTCACGCAGGTGCGCCAGAAGCTCGACGCCGTGACCACACTCGTCGACTCGCTGGAGCAGGCCAACGGGATGGCGGGAATCAGCCGCGTGCGGGCCGCGCTGCGCCTGATCGCCGAGGAGGCCGACCACGCACACCAACTCGCCACAGCAGGACGCACGGCCACGGCCGATTCGGTCATCGACCGCGCCATCAGCCCCACCATCGACGACATCGAACGGATCGTCTCCCTCTCGGAACAGACCATCCAGGACCGGACGCGGGAGCGCGTCAACGACATCGCCGTCGCCTCGGAGCGCTCGCGCGACACGTCGCTGCGTCTCCTGGCGGCCGCCGCGGTGCTCGCGGTCCTCATCGGACTCTGGCTCACGCAGTCGGTGTCGCGCCCCATCGACGAACTCGACGCCGGGATGCGTGCCGTGGCCGAGGGAGACTTCGGCCACCCGTTGCAGCTGGCGCCCCAGCGACAGGACGAGTTCGGGCGCCTCGCCAAGTCGTACAACTCGATGGCGACGCAGCTGCGCGAACTCGATCGCCTCAAGGCGGAGTTCATCTCGGTCGCCTCGCACGAGCTCAAGACGCCGATCAACGTCGTGATGGGCTACTTGCAGCTGCTGCAGGAGAACGTCTACGGCGAGCTCAACGAGCGACAGCTCGAGATCGTGAAGACGCTCACCGCACAGTCCAAGTCGCTCTCGCGCCTCGTGCGACAACTCCTCGACGTCTCGCGCTTCGAGGCGGGCGGCGGCAAGGTGGAACCGCGCACCTTCCCCCTCCCCGCCTTCCTTGGCGACCTGGAGCGAACGTTCCGCGTCCTCGCCATCCAGCGGAACGTGAAGTTCACCGTCACCCGCTCCGACGACCTCCCGCACGAGGTGCGCTGGGACCCGGAGCGCATCAACGAAGTGCTCGGCAACCTCCTCTCCAACGCCTTCAAGTTCACCCCCGGCGGCGGCCAGGTCGAACTGGACGTCTCGCGCGACGACGCCGGCGTCCGCATGCGCGTGCACGACACCGGCGCGGGGATCCCCGCGACGGAGCTGGCCTACGTCTTCGAGAAGTTCTACCAGGCCAACAATCAGACGACCGGGATCAAGGGGACCGGGCTCGGCCTTGCGATCGCGAAGGGAATCGTCACGGCGCACGGCGGGACCATCGGGGTAGAAAGCACCGTGGGCGTGGGCACGAGCTTCGTGTTGCACCTCCCGATCAAGTCCACGGCCACTCGCATGACGCCACTGCACATGGAAGAAGAGGTCACGGTCGGATGA
- a CDS encoding FtsQ-type POTRA domain-containing protein yields MPVTGSGAPQAPRRRKWGWYIVALLLVAAAIAATPWWGRDLAFFRVQQVEVRGTRFARPSDIAARLHIDTTFSIWNKFDSLEARAASHPQVRSARVTRRLPSTLVVTIDENLPIALVPAASGFKAYDEGGRVLPLDPARWGVDLPIVPRVDTALFRLLGDLKAEMPEYYGRVSEARRVGKDEVILQLVDIPVRAMLNLRAERLLQLSSVEADLAKRRLKAVELDLRYKDLVIARLP; encoded by the coding sequence GTGCCGGTCACGGGCTCCGGCGCCCCCCAAGCGCCGCGCCGCCGCAAGTGGGGGTGGTACATCGTCGCGCTCCTGCTCGTGGCGGCAGCGATCGCCGCGACGCCGTGGTGGGGACGAGATCTTGCCTTCTTTAGGGTCCAGCAGGTCGAGGTTCGCGGGACCCGGTTCGCGAGGCCCTCCGACATCGCCGCGCGCCTCCACATCGATACGACCTTCTCCATCTGGAACAAGTTCGACTCGCTCGAGGCGCGAGCCGCCTCGCATCCGCAGGTGCGAAGCGCGCGCGTCACGCGACGCCTCCCCAGCACGCTCGTCGTCACGATCGACGAGAACCTCCCCATTGCGCTGGTGCCGGCCGCGTCCGGGTTCAAGGCGTACGACGAGGGGGGGCGCGTCCTCCCGCTCGACCCCGCACGATGGGGCGTCGACCTCCCGATCGTGCCGCGTGTCGACACCGCGCTCTTCCGCCTGCTGGGCGACCTCAAGGCAGAGATGCCCGAGTACTACGGGCGGGTGAGCGAGGCACGCCGTGTGGGAAAGGACGAAGTCATCCTCCAACTCGTCGACATCCCGGTGCGCGCCATGCTGAACCTGCGCGCCGAGCGCCTTCTGCAGCTATCTTCCGTCGAGGCCGATCTCGCCAAGCGCCGACTCAAGGCGGTCGAGCTCGACCTGCGCTACAAGGACCTCGTCATCGCCCGACTCCCATGA
- a CDS encoding M23 family metallopeptidase: MRPIPEKRAGDVINGTRTPTWRVRVDSLSRGETLSGLLSRGGLSTEEATSALGAATALDARRLPAGMRVTLGGHEGRRPTQIIFQLAIDRVLHLTKTDSGWVGREERMPWTTDTMVVHGNIARTLYDAVDEGAPTLPSRARAELAWTVADIYEYRLDMSRDLQPGDQFRVLFERESGPQGAVRIGRILAASYASGATSIDAIRYEGPDGKGRYYDATGKSLQAMFLRAPLEFRRISSIFGMRRHPILGVWRAHRGTDYSAGSGTPVRSVGDGVVVRAGRMRGYGNVVDVRHANGFVSRYGHLRGFARGVRAGLRIGIGETIGYVGMTGLATAPHLHFEVLVGGVQQNPRTALASTGGAPLAAGEVADFARVRESVLALLQHATTQVADSN, translated from the coding sequence GTGCGTCCGATCCCTGAAAAGCGCGCCGGCGACGTGATCAACGGCACACGCACTCCCACGTGGCGCGTGCGCGTCGACTCCCTCTCGCGTGGCGAGACATTGAGCGGACTGCTCTCGCGCGGCGGGCTCTCGACCGAGGAGGCGACCTCCGCTCTTGGCGCGGCCACCGCACTCGACGCGCGGCGCCTTCCGGCGGGGATGCGCGTCACCCTGGGCGGGCACGAGGGGCGGCGCCCCACGCAGATCATCTTCCAGCTCGCGATCGACCGCGTCTTGCACCTGACGAAGACCGACAGCGGCTGGGTCGGGCGTGAGGAGCGCATGCCGTGGACGACCGACACCATGGTCGTGCATGGCAACATCGCGCGCACCCTGTACGATGCCGTCGACGAGGGGGCGCCCACCCTTCCGTCGCGCGCGCGCGCCGAACTCGCCTGGACCGTCGCCGACATCTACGAGTATCGCCTCGACATGAGCCGCGACTTGCAGCCGGGCGACCAGTTCAGGGTCCTCTTCGAGCGCGAGTCGGGGCCGCAGGGGGCCGTTCGCATCGGGCGCATTCTCGCTGCCTCGTACGCATCCGGTGCGACGAGCATCGATGCCATCCGCTACGAGGGGCCGGATGGGAAGGGGCGCTACTACGACGCCACCGGAAAGTCGCTGCAGGCGATGTTCCTGCGCGCCCCGCTCGAGTTCCGTCGCATCTCCTCCATCTTCGGGATGCGGCGGCATCCCATCCTTGGCGTGTGGCGCGCCCATCGCGGCACCGACTACTCGGCCGGGTCGGGCACTCCCGTGCGCAGCGTTGGCGACGGCGTCGTGGTGCGGGCTGGCCGCATGCGCGGCTATGGCAACGTGGTCGACGTTAGGCATGCCAACGGCTTTGTTTCCCGCTACGGCCACCTGCGCGGCTTTGCGCGCGGGGTGCGCGCCGGGCTCCGCATCGGGATCGGCGAGACGATCGGCTATGTCGGCATGACGGGGCTCGCCACCGCGCCCCACCTCCACTTCGAGGTCCTCGTGGGCGGGGTGCAGCAGAATCCGCGCACCGCGCTTGCCTCCACCGGTGGGGCACCGCTCGCCGCGGGCGAGGTGGCCGATTTCGCCCGCGTGCGTGAGTCGGTCCTCGCCCTGCTGCAGCACGCGACGACGCAGGTTGCCGACTCCAACTGA
- the ftsY gene encoding signal recognition particle-docking protein FtsY: MARLFKRSDDLPKRSLWQRIKDIALTDVSALVRKGTREGSLEQLEELLLESDFGVATTLRLVEDVDRLAQRGKVKTHDEFLAALRDGVESALRAGNADPALRLAASGPTVILVIGVNGAGKTTFIGKLAARLRQQGLRVMVAAGDTFRAGAIDQLRVWAERTGAEFIGGRAGGDPAAVAFDAIDAGVTRGADVVIVDTAGRLHTSDNLMEELKKVARVIKRRMPEAPHETLLVLDGTIGQNAVVQARTFSEAVPVTGLVVTKLDGTARGGIVVAVHEALDVPVKFVGVGEQLGDLEPFDAGEFARELLEE, encoded by the coding sequence ATGGCCAGGCTCTTCAAACGCTCAGACGACCTCCCGAAGCGCTCGCTGTGGCAGCGCATCAAGGACATTGCGCTCACCGATGTGTCGGCCCTGGTCCGCAAGGGGACGCGCGAGGGGTCGCTCGAGCAGCTGGAGGAACTCCTCCTCGAGTCGGACTTCGGCGTGGCGACCACGTTGCGGCTGGTCGAGGACGTGGACCGGCTCGCGCAGCGCGGGAAGGTGAAGACGCACGACGAGTTCCTGGCCGCGCTTCGCGACGGGGTGGAGTCGGCGTTGCGCGCGGGGAACGCCGATCCGGCGCTGCGCCTGGCGGCGAGCGGCCCCACCGTGATCCTGGTCATCGGGGTGAACGGGGCGGGAAAGACGACGTTCATCGGCAAGCTGGCGGCGCGACTCCGGCAGCAGGGGTTGCGCGTCATGGTTGCAGCTGGCGACACGTTTCGCGCCGGTGCGATCGACCAGTTGCGGGTCTGGGCGGAGCGCACCGGGGCGGAGTTCATCGGGGGGAGGGCGGGAGGTGATCCCGCGGCGGTCGCGTTCGACGCGATCGATGCCGGCGTGACGCGCGGGGCCGACGTCGTGATCGTCGACACCGCCGGCCGCCTGCACACGAGCGACAACCTCATGGAGGAACTCAAGAAGGTGGCGCGCGTGATCAAGCGCCGCATGCCCGAGGCGCCGCACGAGACGCTGCTCGTCCTCGACGGAACCATCGGGCAGAACGCGGTCGTGCAGGCGCGGACCTTCTCCGAGGCCGTCCCGGTGACGGGGCTGGTGGTGACCAAGCTGGATGGAACCGCGCGCGGTGGGATCGTGGTCGCGGTGCACGAGGCGCTCGACGTCCCCGTCAAGTTCGTCGGGGTGGGGGAGCAGCTGGGCGACCTCGAGCCGTTCGATGCCGGGGAGTTCGCCCGGGAGTTGCTGGAAGAGTAA
- the recG gene encoding ATP-dependent DNA helicase RecG has product MAVRRDDRLARPARITLDMPVQFLKGVGERRAQLLRKLGIETARDLLYHIPHRYEDASSIAPIAGVAAGMDVTIMGRVVSKGIIPTRKGLRIFQAVVKDASGMLEVSWPGQPFLDRTIEKDDVLLLSGPVRFYHGRQLQPREFVNLGADDSGNAQGRVLSVYPATEGMTARQIRALVELHLTALLALVEEHLPAAMRDAAGVVGLADALRMMHRPDSVAEAEVGRDRLAFDELLFVQLLQRRANALAREPRQGVVFTNRRTLTSQLRAALPFTLTGAQVRALKDVAGDMCSPRRMHRLLQGDVGSGKTVVALFAALLAVENGFQAALMAPTELLAEQHARTITRLLEPLGMRPELLTGSLGAAERRRVDDRLASGAPLLVVGTHALVTDQTRFGKLGLAVIDEQHRFGVEQRAALGAKGAAPDILLMSATPIPRSLALTLYGDLDVSTLDERPPGRKPVTSALRPESARERVLQFVDAQVGKGRQAYIVYPVIEESEKTDLKAATTMHAALAAGPFAQRRVALLHGRVPADERDAIMREFRDGAIDIIVATTVIEVGIDVANATVMLIEHPERFGLSQLHQLRGRVGRGAEESFCILLGDVGEEARERLTLFTSTEDGFEIARADLRLRGMGDLFGKAQSGDAHFHVADVLRDEALNDRARALAQRLLEADPNLSQREHAGIRTVLTSRYQHALELFRVG; this is encoded by the coding sequence GTGGCCGTTCGTCGCGACGATCGACTCGCACGTCCCGCACGCATCACCCTCGACATGCCCGTGCAGTTCCTCAAGGGCGTGGGGGAGCGTCGCGCGCAGCTGCTGCGCAAGCTGGGGATCGAGACGGCGCGCGACCTCCTGTACCACATCCCGCATCGCTATGAAGATGCGAGCTCGATCGCCCCCATCGCGGGCGTCGCCGCGGGAATGGACGTGACGATCATGGGGCGCGTGGTCTCCAAGGGAATCATTCCCACGCGCAAGGGGCTGCGGATCTTCCAGGCGGTGGTCAAGGACGCGAGCGGGATGCTGGAGGTGTCGTGGCCGGGGCAGCCGTTCCTCGACCGCACCATCGAGAAGGATGACGTCCTCCTCCTGTCCGGGCCGGTGCGCTTCTACCACGGCCGGCAGCTGCAACCGCGCGAGTTCGTCAACCTCGGCGCCGACGATTCCGGGAACGCCCAGGGGCGCGTCCTGTCGGTGTACCCGGCCACCGAGGGGATGACCGCCCGGCAGATCCGCGCGCTGGTGGAGTTGCACCTGACCGCACTCCTCGCCCTGGTCGAGGAGCACCTGCCGGCGGCCATGCGCGACGCGGCGGGGGTGGTGGGCCTCGCCGATGCGCTGCGCATGATGCACCGCCCGGACTCGGTGGCCGAGGCCGAGGTGGGGCGCGATCGCCTCGCGTTCGACGAGCTCCTGTTCGTGCAGCTCCTGCAACGGCGCGCCAACGCCCTGGCCCGCGAACCGCGACAGGGCGTCGTCTTCACCAACCGGCGCACGCTCACCTCGCAGCTCCGCGCCGCGCTCCCCTTCACGCTCACCGGGGCGCAGGTGCGCGCGCTCAAGGACGTCGCGGGCGACATGTGCTCGCCGCGCCGCATGCATCGGTTGCTGCAGGGCGATGTGGGGAGCGGGAAGACGGTGGTGGCGCTGTTCGCGGCGCTCCTGGCGGTGGAGAACGGCTTCCAGGCGGCATTGATGGCCCCCACCGAGCTCCTGGCCGAGCAGCACGCCCGCACCATCACCCGGCTGCTCGAACCGTTAGGCATGCGCCCGGAGCTGCTGACGGGAAGCCTGGGGGCGGCCGAACGCCGGCGCGTCGACGACCGGCTCGCCTCGGGGGCGCCGCTCCTCGTGGTGGGCACGCACGCCTTGGTCACCGACCAGACCCGCTTTGGAAAGTTGGGGCTCGCCGTCATCGACGAGCAGCACCGCTTCGGCGTCGAGCAGCGCGCCGCATTGGGCGCCAAGGGGGCGGCGCCGGACATCCTGCTCATGAGCGCCACGCCCATTCCGCGTTCGCTCGCCCTCACGCTCTATGGCGATCTCGACGTCTCCACGCTCGACGAGCGACCGCCGGGACGAAAGCCGGTGACGAGCGCCCTTCGCCCGGAATCGGCGCGCGAGCGGGTCCTGCAGTTCGTCGATGCGCAGGTCGGCAAGGGGCGTCAGGCGTACATCGTCTACCCCGTCATCGAGGAGTCGGAGAAGACCGACCTCAAGGCGGCGACGACAATGCATGCCGCGCTCGCCGCCGGTCCGTTCGCTCAGCGCCGGGTCGCGCTGCTGCACGGTCGGGTGCCGGCCGACGAGCGCGACGCCATCATGCGCGAATTCCGCGACGGCGCCATCGACATCATCGTGGCGACAACGGTTATCGAGGTCGGGATCGACGTCGCCAACGCGACGGTGATGCTCATCGAGCACCCGGAGCGATTCGGCCTCTCGCAGCTGCACCAGCTTCGGGGGCGCGTGGGGCGTGGCGCCGAGGAATCGTTCTGCATCCTGCTGGGTGATGTGGGAGAGGAGGCACGGGAGCGGCTCACGCTCTTCACCAGCACGGAGGATGGCTTCGAGATCGCCCGCGCCGACCTGCGGCTGCGCGGCATGGGCGATCTGTTCGGCAAGGCGCAGAGTGGCGACGCCCACTTTCACGTGGCCGACGTGTTGCGCGACGAGGCGCTCAACGACCGCGCGCGCGCCCTCGCGCAGCGCCTGCTCGAGGCCGACCCTAACCTCTCACAGCGAGAGCACGCGGGGATCCGTACCGTGCTCACGTCCCGCTACCAGCACGCGCTCGAGCTGTTTCGCGTCGGGTGA